The following proteins come from a genomic window of Nicotiana tomentosiformis chromosome 12, ASM39032v3, whole genome shotgun sequence:
- the LOC104099309 gene encoding 2-isopropylmalate synthase A isoform X1, with protein MSSLCSNSATSLSCNNSFQSKNPLLHTIFNFFPSIKPHSCFPYTVIRCSIQKRPEYIPSKISDHKYVRIFDTTLRDGEQSPGATMTTKEKLDVARKLAKLGVDIIEAGFPASSEADFEAVRLIAEEIGNNSDGDYVPVICGLARCNKRDIDKAWEAVKCAKRPRVHTFIATSEIHMKYKLKMSKEEVVEKARSMVAYARSLGCEDVEFSPEDAGRSEREFLYHILGEVIKAGATTLNIPDTVGYTVPTEFGQLIADIKANTPGIENVIISTHCQNDLGLSTANTLAGACAGARQVEVTINGIGERAGNASLEEVVMALKCRGEQVLGGLYTGINSQHIVPTSKMVEEYTGLQVQPHKAIVGANAFAHESGIHQDGMLKHKDTYEIISPEDIGLNRANEAGIVLGKLSGRHALKSKMLELGYDIEGKELEDIFWRFKSVAEKKKKITDDDIIALMSDEIFQPQVVWQLADVQITCGSLGLSTATVKLIDSDGQDHVACSVGTGPVDAAYKAVDLIVKVPITLLEYSMNAVTEGIDAIASTRVLIRGEDDHAITNGSIGPTLHRTFSGTGADMDVVISSVRAYIGALNKMLSFGKLVSRYKKPEGSVVV; from the exons atgtctTCTCTCTGTTCAAACTCTGCAACTTCTCTTAGTTGTAATAACTCCTTCCAATCCAAAAATCCTCTTCTTCACACCATCTTTAACTTCTTTCCTTCAATCAAACCACACTCTTGTTTCCCATATACAGTTATCCGGTGCTCAATTCAAAAGCGACCTGAATATATACCGAGTAAAATCTCCGACCACAAATACGTACGCATTTTCGACACGACTCTCCGCGATGGAGAGCAATCCCCGGGCGCTACGATGACTACGAAAGAAAAATTAGATGTTGCCCGTAAATTAGCGAAACTCGGAGTTGACATAATCGAAGCTGGGTTTCCAGCTTCATCTGAAGCTGATTTTGAAGCTGTGAGATTAATAGCAGAGGAAATTGGTAATAATAGCGACGGTGATTATGTGCCGGTGATTTGTGGATTAGCGAGGTGCAATAAGAGGGATATTGATAAAGCGTGGGAAGCTGTGAAGTGTGCGAAGAGACCTAGGGTTCATACGTTTATAGCGACGAGTGAGATACATATGAAGTATAAGTTGAAGATGAGTAAAGAAGAAGTAGTGGAGAAAGCGCGGAGTATGGTTGCTTATGCGAGGAGTTTGGGATGTGAGGATGTTGAATTTAGCCCTGAAGATGCTGGAAG GTCTGAGCGTGAGTTCCTTTACCATATCCTTGGAGAAGTTATCAAAGCTGGTGCAACAACCCTTAACATACCTGATACTGTTGGATACACTGTGCCCACTGAATTTGGACAATTAATTGCTGACATAAAAGCCAATACCCCAGGAATTGAAAATGTGATCATTTCTACACATTGCCAGAATGATCTTGGACTTTCTACTGCCAACACTTTAGCT GGAGCTTGTGCAGGGGCAAGACAAGTAGAAGTGACCATCAATGGCATTGGTGAAAGAGCTGGAAATGCTTCTCTGGAGGAG GTTGTAATGGCCTTAAAATGTCGCGGAGAGCAAGTATTAGGTGGCCTCTACACGGGGATTAATAGTCAACACATTGTCCCGACGAGCAAAATG GTAGAGGAGTACACTGGGCTTCAAGTGCAGCCACATAAGGCCATTGTTGGAGCTAATGCATTTGCTCATGAAAGTGGCATCCATCAG GATGGAATGTTAAAACACAAAGATACCTATGAGATTATATCTCCTGAAGATATTGGGCTTAATCGTGCTAATGAAGCCGGTATTGTCCTTGGGAAACTCAG TGGACGCCATGCATTGAAATCCAAAATGCTTGAG CTTGGATATGACATTGAGGGAAAAGAACTGGAGGACATCTTCTGGCGATTTAAGTCGGTGGCTGAGAAGAAAAAG AAAATTACAGATGATGACATAATAGCACTGATGTCAGATGAAATTTTCCAGCCTCAAGTTGTTTGGCAACTTGCAGATGTACAG ATTACCTGTGGAAGTCTTGGCCTCTCTACAGCAACTGTTAAGCTTATTGACAGTGATGGTCAAGATCATGTTGCTTGTTCTGTTGGAACCGGACCAGTTGATGCAGCTTATAAGGCAGTTGACCTCATTgtaaag GTACCTATAACACTCCTCGAGTATTCCATGAATGCAGTCACAGAAGGTATAGATGCCATAGCCTCAACCAGAGTGTTAATCCGCGGGGAGGATGACCATGCTATAACCAATGGTTCAATTGGACCGACTCTTCACCGTACATTTAG TGGAACTGGAGCTGATATGGACGTTGTTATCTCTAGTGTCCGAGCCTATATTGGTGCATTGAACAAAATGTTGAGTTTCGGGAAGCTGGTTTCCAGATACAAGAAGCCTGAAGGTAGTGTGGTAGTATAA
- the LOC104099309 gene encoding 2-isopropylmalate synthase A isoform X2 yields the protein MSSLCSNSATSLSCNNSFQSKNPLLHTIFNFFPSIKPHSCFPYTVIRCSIQKRPEYIPSKISDHKYVRIFDTTLRDGEQSPGATMTTKEKLDVARKLAKLGVDIIEAGFPASSEADFEAVRLIAEEIGNNSDGDYVPVICGLARCNKRDIDKAWEAVKCAKRPRVHTFIATSEIHMKYKLKMSKEEVVEKARSMVAYARSLGCEDVEFSPEDAGRSEREFLYHILGEVIKAGATTLNIPDTVGYTVPTEFGQLIADIKANTPGIENVIISTHCQNDLGLSTANTLAGACAGARQVEVTINGIGERAGNASLEEVVMALKCRGEQVLGGLYTGINSQHIVPTSKMVEEYTGLQVQPHKAIVGANAFAHESGIHQDGMLKHKDTYEIISPEDIGLNRANEAGIVLGKLSGRHALKSKMLELGYDIEGKELEDIFWRFKSVAEKKKKITDDDIIALMSDEIFQPQVVWQLADVQITCGSLGLSTATVKLIDSDGQDHVACSVGTGPVDAAYKAVDLIVKVPITLLEYSMNAVTEGIDAIASTRVLIRGEDDHAITNGSIGPTLHRTFRRLARLPE from the exons atgtctTCTCTCTGTTCAAACTCTGCAACTTCTCTTAGTTGTAATAACTCCTTCCAATCCAAAAATCCTCTTCTTCACACCATCTTTAACTTCTTTCCTTCAATCAAACCACACTCTTGTTTCCCATATACAGTTATCCGGTGCTCAATTCAAAAGCGACCTGAATATATACCGAGTAAAATCTCCGACCACAAATACGTACGCATTTTCGACACGACTCTCCGCGATGGAGAGCAATCCCCGGGCGCTACGATGACTACGAAAGAAAAATTAGATGTTGCCCGTAAATTAGCGAAACTCGGAGTTGACATAATCGAAGCTGGGTTTCCAGCTTCATCTGAAGCTGATTTTGAAGCTGTGAGATTAATAGCAGAGGAAATTGGTAATAATAGCGACGGTGATTATGTGCCGGTGATTTGTGGATTAGCGAGGTGCAATAAGAGGGATATTGATAAAGCGTGGGAAGCTGTGAAGTGTGCGAAGAGACCTAGGGTTCATACGTTTATAGCGACGAGTGAGATACATATGAAGTATAAGTTGAAGATGAGTAAAGAAGAAGTAGTGGAGAAAGCGCGGAGTATGGTTGCTTATGCGAGGAGTTTGGGATGTGAGGATGTTGAATTTAGCCCTGAAGATGCTGGAAG GTCTGAGCGTGAGTTCCTTTACCATATCCTTGGAGAAGTTATCAAAGCTGGTGCAACAACCCTTAACATACCTGATACTGTTGGATACACTGTGCCCACTGAATTTGGACAATTAATTGCTGACATAAAAGCCAATACCCCAGGAATTGAAAATGTGATCATTTCTACACATTGCCAGAATGATCTTGGACTTTCTACTGCCAACACTTTAGCT GGAGCTTGTGCAGGGGCAAGACAAGTAGAAGTGACCATCAATGGCATTGGTGAAAGAGCTGGAAATGCTTCTCTGGAGGAG GTTGTAATGGCCTTAAAATGTCGCGGAGAGCAAGTATTAGGTGGCCTCTACACGGGGATTAATAGTCAACACATTGTCCCGACGAGCAAAATG GTAGAGGAGTACACTGGGCTTCAAGTGCAGCCACATAAGGCCATTGTTGGAGCTAATGCATTTGCTCATGAAAGTGGCATCCATCAG GATGGAATGTTAAAACACAAAGATACCTATGAGATTATATCTCCTGAAGATATTGGGCTTAATCGTGCTAATGAAGCCGGTATTGTCCTTGGGAAACTCAG TGGACGCCATGCATTGAAATCCAAAATGCTTGAG CTTGGATATGACATTGAGGGAAAAGAACTGGAGGACATCTTCTGGCGATTTAAGTCGGTGGCTGAGAAGAAAAAG AAAATTACAGATGATGACATAATAGCACTGATGTCAGATGAAATTTTCCAGCCTCAAGTTGTTTGGCAACTTGCAGATGTACAG ATTACCTGTGGAAGTCTTGGCCTCTCTACAGCAACTGTTAAGCTTATTGACAGTGATGGTCAAGATCATGTTGCTTGTTCTGTTGGAACCGGACCAGTTGATGCAGCTTATAAGGCAGTTGACCTCATTgtaaag GTACCTATAACACTCCTCGAGTATTCCATGAATGCAGTCACAGAAGGTATAGATGCCATAGCCTCAACCAGAGTGTTAATCCGCGGGGAGGATGACCATGCTATAACCAATGGTTCAATTGGACCGACTCTTCACCGTACATTTAG GCGACTTGCGCGCTTACCGGAATAA